TTCCCACCGCCTCGGCCACTTGTTGCTGGGTAAGCTGAAATTCCTGCTGCAAACGCTGCAATGCGATCGCTTCTTCGATCGGGTTGAGGTCTTCGCGCTGAATGTTTTCGATCAAGGCCATGGCGATGGCGGTTTCATCCGGCACATCGCGCACCATCGCCGGGATGGTGTCCTTGCCGGCCTGTTGGCTGGCGCGCCAGCGACGTTCACCGGCGATGATCTCAAAGCGGCCAGCGCCAATCGGGCGCACCACAATCGGTTGCATCACGCCCTGGGCCTTGATCGAGTTAGCCAGTTCTTCCAGCGCCTGGGGATCCATGTCCCGCCGTGGCTGGTATTTGCCGCGTTGGATCAGGTCCAGGGGCAGGTGCTGCAGCTCGCGCTCGTCGGCCTGCACCGCTTGCTCTTCAAGCGATGTGACGGTCGGACCACTCAGCAGTGCATCCAGTCCACGTCCGAGACCTCGTTTCTTGACGGCCATGGGGATTCCTTAAGTTGGCTGGGCGGCAGCGGTGCGTGAATTGCGGCGTTGACGGCGAACCATCTCGCCGGCGAGCGCCAGGTAGGCAATGGCACCACGCGAGGACTTGTCGTACGCCAGCGCAGGCATGCCATAGCTTGGCGCTTCAGCCAGGCGGATGTTGCGTGGGATGACGGTGTCGTACAACTGGTCGCCAAAATGTTCCTTGAGCTGCGCCGACACATCGTTCATCAGGCTCAGACGCGGATCGTACATGGTCCGCAGCAGGCCTTCGACTTTCAGGTTCGGGTTGAGCAACTCGGCGATACGCTTGATGTTATCCACAAGGTCGCTCAAGCCTTCGAGGGCGAAGTACTCGCACTGCATTGGGATAATCACCCCATCAGCGGCCACCAGGGCGTTGAGCGTGAGCATCGACAGCGACGGTGGGCAGTCGATCAGAATGTAGTCGTAATTCTCTCGAATGGGCGCCAGGGCGCTACGCAGACGGCTTTCTTTCATCTGCATTTCCAGCAGCACCACTTCCGCCGCGGTCAAATCGCGGTTGGCTGGCAGCAGTTGGTAACCACCATGCTCGGAATAGTGCATGGCCTGCGCCAGGTCGCATTCGCCAATCAGCAAATCATAGACCGAGTTTTCCAGGCCGTGTTTATCCACACCGCTACCCATGGTGGCGTTGCCCTGTGGATCGAGATCGATCAACAGCACCCGACGCTTGGTGGCGACCAGGGATGCTGCGAGGTTGATACAGGTGGTGGTCTTACCCACGCCACCTTTCTGGTTCGCAATCGCGAATACCTTAGCCATTCTTGCTTGTGTTCCCAATCATGCCGTGCGGCGCAGTATCAGCAGATGGCGTTGGCCTTGGCAACCGGGTACGGCCAAG
This genomic stretch from Pseudomonas synxantha BG33R harbors:
- a CDS encoding ParB/RepB/Spo0J family partition protein, which codes for MAVKKRGLGRGLDALLSGPTVTSLEEQAVQADERELQHLPLDLIQRGKYQPRRDMDPQALEELANSIKAQGVMQPIVVRPIGAGRFEIIAGERRWRASQQAGKDTIPAMVRDVPDETAIAMALIENIQREDLNPIEEAIALQRLQQEFQLTQQQVAEAVGKSRVTVSNLLRLIALPEVIKTMLSHGDLEMGHARALLGLPENQQVEGARHVVARGLTVRQTEALVRQWLSGKPAPVETAKPDPDIARLEQRLAERLGSAVQIRHGKKGKGQLVIGYNSLDELQGVLAHIR
- a CDS encoding ParA family protein; the protein is MAKVFAIANQKGGVGKTTTCINLAASLVATKRRVLLIDLDPQGNATMGSGVDKHGLENSVYDLLIGECDLAQAMHYSEHGGYQLLPANRDLTAAEVVLLEMQMKESRLRSALAPIRENYDYILIDCPPSLSMLTLNALVAADGVIIPMQCEYFALEGLSDLVDNIKRIAELLNPNLKVEGLLRTMYDPRLSLMNDVSAQLKEHFGDQLYDTVIPRNIRLAEAPSYGMPALAYDKSSRGAIAYLALAGEMVRRQRRNSRTAAAQPT